In Terriglobia bacterium, one genomic interval encodes:
- a CDS encoding TetR/AcrR family transcriptional regulator, producing MGKAAAVPVEAAEGKVKEKLYSAAAEVFARKGYASATVREIVEKAGVTKPVLYYHFGNKEGIYKAILDTALRDFDDRLLAVERLKGRASLRLRRLCHEVFGIFERHSDAVRVMHAIYYGPPQGAPFFDFDRALFRLHDGVLRLVRQGKREGEFRGSADAMALAVLGALNECIDLELTHPKLAVGAPGFGKVLDVVFRGMKGKDGR from the coding sequence ATGGGAAAGGCGGCGGCGGTTCCCGTGGAGGCGGCGGAAGGCAAGGTGAAGGAGAAGCTCTACTCCGCCGCGGCCGAGGTGTTCGCGCGGAAGGGGTACGCGTCGGCGACGGTCCGGGAGATCGTCGAAAAGGCGGGGGTGACCAAGCCGGTCCTCTACTACCACTTCGGCAACAAGGAAGGGATCTACAAGGCGATCCTCGACACGGCGCTCCGCGACTTCGACGATCGGCTCCTGGCCGTCGAGCGGCTCAAGGGACGCGCGTCGCTCCGCCTCAGGCGCCTCTGCCACGAGGTCTTCGGGATCTTCGAGAGACATTCCGACGCGGTCCGGGTCATGCACGCCATCTACTACGGCCCGCCGCAGGGAGCGCCCTTCTTCGACTTCGACCGGGCGCTGTTCCGGCTGCACGACGGCGTGCTGAGGCTGGTCCGGCAGGGAAAGCGGGAGGGGGAGTTCCGCGGGAGCGCGGACGCGATGGCCCTGGCGGTCCTCGGCGCCCTGAACGAGTGCATCGATCTCGAGCTGACGCACCCGAAGCTGGCGGTCGGGGCCCCCGGATTCGGGAAGGTCCTCGACGTGGTCTTTCGGGGGATGAAGGGGAAGGACGGACGATGA
- a CDS encoding alginate export family protein — protein MKRWLLIAGLLSLVPLGSPGPAAAETATGTDEVTWHWFGSLRMRPEYNDNLTDFSAARDDKIGYASYRVNLGTDIGLDKGVSVTLNAQALGKWGEDQTPIRGTSTVSSFANQVGFFEAYVDAKHIYDQPFSLRVGRQRLVFGDQWLLGDLDFYGGTSWDGIRGDLEFHRATVTPFWASVAKLEQPEILRNLTDAEGNPIDASGGDFDLYGLWSTWKLPGTNGLDAAILYSFDHRSVGGFPFQDKRWTYTVRYSWGAKTGPFFNGDLAAQTGNTVNTERTDFATIHANAMELTGGWVWIRAGDPYRIQLRYARYSGDDAGTSGTNETFVPLAMNFHERYGLVDAWTGFWRNQAYIGGVPGYEVLQVLFDVKIPSGVRLKVFGQTQRRTTDIAAAGSLRSLGQEFGVSASGDYGKHVTLDVGFAQIYPGTAAAAEPPLFAQDTARRLYVNTIVRF, from the coding sequence ATGAAAAGGTGGCTGCTGATAGCGGGCTTGCTCTCCCTCGTTCCGCTCGGCTCGCCGGGACCTGCCGCCGCAGAGACGGCCACGGGGACCGACGAAGTGACATGGCATTGGTTCGGGAGCCTGAGGATGCGTCCCGAATACAACGATAACCTCACGGACTTTTCGGCGGCGCGTGACGACAAGATCGGCTACGCGTCGTACCGGGTCAACCTCGGAACCGACATTGGCCTGGACAAGGGCGTCTCGGTGACGCTCAACGCTCAGGCGCTGGGCAAGTGGGGCGAGGACCAGACGCCGATTCGCGGAACCTCGACGGTGAGCAGTTTCGCCAACCAGGTGGGCTTCTTCGAAGCCTACGTGGATGCCAAGCACATCTACGACCAACCGTTTTCCTTGCGGGTCGGGAGGCAGCGCCTCGTGTTCGGGGACCAGTGGCTCCTGGGCGATCTGGACTTCTACGGCGGCACCTCCTGGGACGGCATCCGGGGCGACCTCGAGTTCCACCGGGCGACCGTCACCCCGTTCTGGGCCAGCGTGGCGAAGTTGGAGCAGCCCGAGATCCTCAGGAATCTCACCGACGCCGAAGGGAACCCCATCGACGCGTCCGGCGGGGACTTTGACCTCTACGGTCTCTGGTCCACGTGGAAGCTCCCCGGCACGAACGGCCTCGACGCCGCGATCCTCTACTCCTTCGACCACCGCTCCGTGGGCGGATTCCCGTTCCAGGACAAGCGCTGGACGTACACGGTGCGCTACTCCTGGGGCGCCAAGACCGGGCCGTTCTTCAACGGCGACCTGGCCGCCCAGACTGGCAACACGGTCAACACGGAGCGGACCGATTTCGCGACGATCCACGCCAACGCGATGGAGCTGACCGGCGGATGGGTCTGGATCCGAGCGGGGGATCCCTACCGGATCCAGCTCCGCTACGCCCGGTACTCGGGGGACGACGCGGGCACCTCCGGAACGAACGAGACCTTCGTCCCCTTGGCGATGAACTTCCACGAGCGCTACGGCCTGGTCGACGCCTGGACCGGCTTCTGGCGGAACCAGGCCTACATCGGCGGCGTCCCCGGCTACGAGGTGCTCCAAGTGCTCTTCGACGTGAAGATCCCGAGCGGGGTGCGCCTGAAGGTGTTCGGCCAGACGCAGCGGCGCACCACCGACATCGCCGCCGCCGGCTCGCTACGCAGCCTCGGGCAGGAGTTCGGCGTCTCCGCCTCGGGCGACTACGGGAAGCACGTCACCCTCGACGTGGGCTTCGCCCAGATCTACCCGGGCACCGCGGCCGCCGCGGAGCCCCCGCTGTTCGCCCAGGACACCGCCCGGCGGCTCTACGTGAACACGATCGTACGCTTCTAG
- a CDS encoding alkaline phosphatase family protein → MRRSTFPRARAVPLLALLVLAACGGPGGGTGVPEARTSLSVPVRKVLVVGLDGADWEIVDRLASAGRLPNLSRLRREGASGILDSEQPLLSPVVWTTLATGRPPTDHGIVGFLTVRNGVAEPVRSDERRVRAFWNVASDRGVRVGVIGWYASWPAEKVNGYLVSDRVGSHQVAGGAGPVSTGLAYPESLVPEIERLRAEVDRDVGDEAAAAYFSGGGKNDIPAAAQGEKLATFFGVLRTTELYRRLVPILMERYDPAIAAVYFEGTDAVGHLFEPYAPPPPAGVILDDARRLAGAFDRYYESIDRIVGELAARIDPRTTTLLILSDHGFKTGDRRPRTPEATAFANQAPAWHRPQGILLLWGRGVRAGSSLPPSSIYDVLPTIFRLVGIPLARTLKGKPVEAALAPDLLTEPARTIADYESAGERERPAPAEIAPDDQMAKLRALGYIGGSPGEHLRPAADGQAAVPLNRYNEGVVLLDSGRRREALDVFLALERDAAGFSLGYLGEGLVRIQEGNPGAAIPALESAVKLDSTVHDAHAALGEAYLSAGRRDDGIRSLRRALAIDPANGRTSLLLAEALLERRDVDEAGRLFAVARKLSDKPEDRAGGCVGLAILAEERKRFDEATSLYQEALALAPGFPSALERFANLDLFLGRPEPAVELLAKLVDRAGGSPRALALYGKALIFAGRSGEARPVLEKALALDPHQREARELLDGLGR, encoded by the coding sequence ATGAGGCGCTCCACGTTCCCGCGCGCTCGCGCCGTCCCGCTCCTCGCACTGCTCGTCCTGGCCGCGTGCGGCGGGCCGGGCGGCGGGACCGGCGTTCCGGAGGCGCGGACCTCCTTATCCGTCCCCGTGCGGAAAGTGCTCGTGGTCGGCCTGGACGGGGCTGACTGGGAGATCGTCGACCGGCTGGCCTCGGCGGGACGCCTCCCGAACCTCTCGCGGCTCCGCCGCGAAGGGGCGTCGGGGATCCTGGACTCGGAGCAGCCCCTCCTCTCCCCGGTGGTGTGGACGACCCTCGCGACGGGTAGACCTCCCACCGACCACGGCATCGTCGGCTTCCTGACCGTGCGGAACGGCGTCGCCGAGCCGGTCCGGTCGGACGAGCGGCGGGTCCGCGCCTTCTGGAACGTCGCGTCCGACCGGGGTGTCCGGGTGGGCGTGATCGGCTGGTACGCGAGCTGGCCCGCCGAGAAGGTGAACGGTTACCTGGTCTCGGACCGGGTGGGGTCGCATCAGGTCGCGGGCGGGGCGGGGCCCGTCTCGACGGGGCTCGCCTACCCGGAATCGCTGGTCCCCGAGATCGAGCGGCTCAGAGCCGAGGTGGACCGGGACGTCGGTGACGAAGCCGCGGCGGCCTATTTCTCCGGCGGCGGGAAGAACGACATCCCCGCGGCCGCGCAGGGCGAGAAGCTCGCGACCTTCTTCGGGGTCCTCCGCACCACGGAGCTCTACCGGCGTCTCGTCCCGATCCTGATGGAGCGTTACGACCCGGCGATCGCGGCGGTCTACTTCGAAGGTACCGACGCCGTCGGCCACCTGTTCGAGCCGTACGCCCCGCCGCCCCCGGCCGGGGTGATCCTCGACGACGCCCGCCGCCTCGCGGGCGCGTTCGACCGCTATTACGAGAGCATCGACCGGATCGTCGGGGAGCTCGCCGCGCGGATCGACCCGAGGACGACCACGCTTCTCATCCTTTCCGACCACGGCTTCAAGACGGGTGACAGACGGCCTCGCACCCCCGAGGCCACCGCCTTCGCCAACCAGGCTCCTGCCTGGCATCGTCCACAGGGGATCCTGCTCCTGTGGGGGCGCGGCGTCCGGGCCGGCAGCTCGTTGCCGCCGAGCAGCATCTACGACGTCCTTCCCACGATCTTCAGGCTCGTGGGGATCCCCCTCGCGCGCACGCTGAAAGGCAAGCCGGTGGAGGCGGCGCTCGCTCCCGATCTCCTGACCGAGCCGGCGCGGACGATCGCCGACTACGAATCCGCCGGCGAGAGGGAGCGGCCCGCTCCCGCGGAGATCGCGCCGGACGATCAGATGGCCAAGCTGCGAGCGCTGGGATACATCGGAGGATCGCCCGGTGAGCACCTGCGGCCGGCGGCGGACGGACAAGCGGCCGTGCCGCTCAACCGGTACAACGAGGGGGTCGTCCTCCTCGATTCCGGCAGGAGGCGCGAGGCGCTCGATGTGTTCCTCGCGCTCGAGCGCGACGCCGCCGGCTTCTCGCTGGGGTACCTCGGCGAGGGGCTGGTCCGCATCCAGGAAGGGAACCCGGGCGCTGCGATCCCGGCCCTCGAGAGCGCGGTGAAGCTCGACTCGACCGTTCACGACGCCCACGCTGCCCTGGGCGAGGCGTATCTCTCGGCGGGTCGGCGGGACGACGGCATCCGGAGCCTGAGACGCGCGCTCGCGATCGACCCGGCGAACGGACGGACCTCGCTGCTCCTCGCGGAAGCGCTCCTGGAGCGCCGGGATGTCGACGAAGCCGGCAGGCTGTTCGCGGTGGCGCGCAAGCTCTCCGATAAGCCAGAGGACCGCGCCGGCGGGTGCGTCGGTCTCGCCATCCTCGCGGAGGAGCGGAAGCGATTCGACGAGGCGACTTCGCTCTATCAGGAGGCCCTCGCTCTCGCGCCCGGCTTCCCCTCGGCCCTGGAGCGCTTCGCGAACCTGGACCTGTTCCTCGGCCGCCCCGAGCCCGCGGTCGAGCTGCTTGCGAAGCTCGTGGACCGGGCGGGCGGAAGCCCGCGCGCGCTGGCGCTATACGGCAAGGCCCTGATCTTCGCCGGACGGTCGGGCGAAGCGCGTCCGGTCCTCGAGAAGGCCCTGGCGCTCGATCCGCACCAAAGGGAGGCCCGCGAGCTGCTGGACGGGCTGGGTCGGTAA